Genomic DNA from Mycolicibacterium helvum:
CGATAGCGCTTGTCGGTCCGGGAGCGATTGGTTCGACCGTCGCCGCGCTGCTGTATGCGGCCGGTCATCGGGTGACGTTGTGCGGGCATACGTCCCGCGCTCAGATCGAGGTCCGCCGGGATCAGCCGGGCGACACCATCGTGGTGCCCGGCCCGGTGCTGACCGATCCCTGCGACGTCGACGGTCGCGTCGACCTGGTGTTGCTCGCGGTCAAGGACACCCACAACGAACAGGCGGCCGGCTGGCTGCACCGGTTGTGCGACGACCACACGGTGGTCTGTGTGCTGCAGAACGGCGTCGAACAGGTCGAGCGGGTCGGCGAGTTCTTTCCGTCGGAGCACATCGTGCCGGCGGTCGTCTGGTTTTCCGCAGAGCCTCAGCCGGGCGGCTGGGTGCGGCTACGTACCGATGTGCGTCTGGTGCTGCCCGACTGCGAAGACGCCGAAACCCTGGCGGCGGTGTTGCGTCCGGCGGGGGTGACAGTCGACCTGGACCCCGACTTCAGCACCGAGGCGTGGCGCAAGTTGTTGGTCAATGCGCTGGCCGGGTTCATGGTGCTGGCCCGGCGCCGATCAGGCATGTTCCGCCGCGCCGACATCGCCGCGCTCGCGCGCCGCTACCTCACCGAATGCCTGGCGGTGGCCCGTGCCGAAGGTGCCGCGCTGCCCGACACCGTGATCGACGAGATAACCGAGATGTTCGCCACCGGGCCGCAGGATCTGACCACGTCGATGCTGACCGACGCCAACGCGGGCCGCCGCCTGGAGTGGGATATCCGCAACGGTGTCATCGTTCGGAAGGCCGCTCAGCACGGGTTGGCGACGCCGGTGAGCGACGTGGTTGTTCCGTTGCTCGCCGCGGCCAGCGACGGACCCGGCTAGTCCGGCACCCGCCAGATGGCATCCTGGCCAGGTGGGCCTGATATTCCGGTTGGTCGAGCTGTTGCTCGTGATCGTGCCGATCGCTGGCGCGATCTATGCCGCCTTCCGGGGTGTCTCCGCGCTGACCAAACGCCAGAGCGGCTCCGGGCAGGATCCACAACCCGCAGCCCGTGACGACCCGAAAAGCCAAGCAGCACAGTGGCGCACCATCACCCGAGTGATCGACGAACACAGCCGTACCGACACCCGCTGGCTCGACTACGAACTCGACGCCGCCAAGCTGCTCGACTTTCCGGCGATGACCGATATGCGCGATCCGCTGACGGTGGCCTTTCACCGGGCCAAACTGCGCGCGGATCTGCTGCGGCCCGGCAAGGCCGAGGATCTGCTCGACGCCCCCGACGCGATGCGCCAGTATCTCGACGCCGTCGAGGCGTATGTGACCGCGTTCGATGCCGCCGAGAACGAGGCCCGCCGGCGCCGGCGCAGTGACTTCTCTCGCGCTGACCAGCAGCGGATGACCCGGGCGCAGAGTCTGCTGCGGGTGGCGGCCGATCGCGGCGCCACCCAGCAGGAGCGGGAGCGCGCCTACGAGCTGGCCCGCGGTGAGCTCGACGGGCTGCTGGTGCTGCCAGATCGCACCACGGCCGCCCTCGAGCGCGGTATCGCGGGCGAGCTCGACGACTAAACAGCGTTGTCGTGCCGCACCGAGAGTGTGCTCCGGCAGTCGGGTGGGCTCAAGACTCGTGTGAGCCCAAGAGATCGCCTCATCGAAATCGACGCAAGCGCGAGAAGATCCCGCGCCAGCGTCGATCTCGGCGCTCGACTCGAGCGAGCAAGCGGCACGTTCGCCGCAATCCGCCATTGACAGATCATCGAACGTGCGTTCGAATGAATGGATGCGGTGGAGCGGCCAGGGGATAGCGATCGACGACGGCGCCCTGCCGGGCCTGCAGCGCATTGGCCTGGTGCGCAGCGTGCGCACACCGC
This window encodes:
- a CDS encoding oxidoreductase codes for the protein MGSSIALVGPGAIGSTVAALLYAAGHRVTLCGHTSRAQIEVRRDQPGDTIVVPGPVLTDPCDVDGRVDLVLLAVKDTHNEQAAGWLHRLCDDHTVVCVLQNGVEQVERVGEFFPSEHIVPAVVWFSAEPQPGGWVRLRTDVRLVLPDCEDAETLAAVLRPAGVTVDLDPDFSTEAWRKLLVNALAGFMVLARRRSGMFRRADIAALARRYLTECLAVARAEGAALPDTVIDEITEMFATGPQDLTTSMLTDANAGRRLEWDIRNGVIVRKAAQHGLATPVSDVVVPLLAAASDGPG